In Dromaius novaehollandiae isolate bDroNov1 chromosome 2, bDroNov1.hap1, whole genome shotgun sequence, one DNA window encodes the following:
- the ELP6 gene encoding elongator complex protein 6, which translates to MRATRARAAFPHAHVPPRRAFRPSAAAVGAAGRGAMFAELNELLNASPQRPEQGKFTLLRDTRTDGSFLVHHFLSFYLRAGCKVCFVALLQSFSHYNIVAQKLGVSLTAAKERGQLVFLEGLASCLDMLFGEEEEEQAGQPRPLRFISESTSDLRALFDFVRTSLAPAAGDAWPGRVLLLDDLGVLLSLGASPVAVLDFIHYCRVAVCSRLQGNVVVLAHGGEDSEDEENELVVTSLCHHSDLILWAEGLATGFCKDVHGQLKIIRRASLQPGGERDVLQTYQYKIQDKNVTFFARGLSAAVL; encoded by the exons ATGCGCGCCACTCGGGCCCGCGCCGCCTTCCCCCACGCGCACGTGCCTCCGCGCCGAGCCTTTCGGCCCTCCGCGGCTGCCGTCGgggctgcggggcgcggcgcgatGTTCGCGGAGCTGAACGAGCTGCTGAACGCCTCCCCGCAGCGCCCGGAGCAG GGCAAATTCACGCTGCTGCGAGACACCAGAACAGATGGCAGCTTCCTGGTGCACCATTTCCTCTCCTTCTATCTCAGAG CTGGCTGTAAGGTGTGCTTTGTGGCCCTGCTCCAGTCCTTCAGCCACTATAACATCGTAGCGCAGAAGCTG GGCGTCAGTCTGACGGCGGCCAAGGAGCGGGGCCAGCTGGTCTTCCTGGAGGGCCTGGCCTCCTGCCTGGACATGCTCttcggcgaggaggaggaggagcaggccGGACAGCCCCGTCCTCTGCGGTTCATCAG cgagAGCACCTCCGACCTCCGGGCCCTGTTCGACTTCGTGCGGACGTCGCTGGCTCCGGCCGCCGGCGACGCCTGGCCGGGCCGCGTGCTGCTGCTGGACGACCTGGGCGTGCTGCTGAGCCTGGGCGCCTCGCCGGTGGCCGTGCTGGACTTCATCCACTACTGCCGCGTGGCCGTGTGCTCCCGGCTGCAG GGCAACGTCGTGGTGCTGGCGCACGGCGGCGAGGACTCGGAGGACGAGGAGAACGAGCTGGTCGTCACCTCCCTGTGCCACCACAGCGACCTCATCCTCTGGGCGGAGGGGCTGGCCACCGGCTTCTGCAAGGACGTGCACGGGCAG CTGAAGATCATTAGGAGAGCGTCGCTGCAGCCGGGAGGGGAGCGGGACGTCCTCCAGACCTACCAGTACAAGATCCAGGACAAGAACGTCACCTTTTTCGCCCGAGGGCTGTCGGCCGCCGTGCTGTGA